The stretch of DNA CCAGCATCAAAAAACAGACGCAGCTCAACACCACCTGGTTCAACTGAGACTAAAACACACTCCGGCATTGAccagactgctgctgcaggctgcaAAACACCCGACTACTGTGGCTACTAACCGTTGTGAGTGTTTTAAGTGtattgtgtgtgagagagtgtgtgagtgagtgattggGTTCTATATGAACccaaatgttatttctttgaAGTACAAAGAGCAACAAATACCATTATTcaactgcttcttttttttaaataatgtttttacttGCTCTAAAAGGTTTCATTGCTGCAACGATTCAGCATCTTTTGACAGCGACTTAAGTCAGCCCTGTGCTTTCAGAGTGCTCTCACATACAGTAATCCCCGCTGCACAGGCTGACCAGCATGCCTGGTTTGTACAGAAATgggtttttgcttcttttttttttcttttttttttttttttaaattgaatgaaaagagaaataaaaacattatttaaaggTTGCGTTTACCATGTGCAGTCTGTCATTGATTGTTAATGTGGTGCTGTGTCTTAACTTGGTTTCTTTCCATCATGAGGGTTTTAGAAATAGTTCTATGTAGTAATAATCTTTTTATACAGAAAGACAAGGGTGTGTCTCCCCCACAGAAAGCCTTTTAACCACTAATGTGACCTACACTGTCTCCCTCTACTGGCCGTCAGAGCTAAGTGTCTCTCCAATGAAGGatctgaaatgtattttggGCTCTTTATCAGTCTGCTGCTGGTCAAAACAGACACTGTGGAGCTGACCATCTGGCACTGTGGCATATGCCAGCTGGCAGGACCCAGCTGCCTCCTCAAACCAAATGCGATTACTAATCATATCACTCACCCTGGGGCCATGTCTGCCCTCCTAGTTTTggatcatttctttatttttatgttttgatggtAATGTTTGTAGCATCTATGACCTGCTGTTACAAAGCACAACTAAAGAGGTCTGACTAGGTCCAGAGCAATGGTAATGGGAGAAacattataattttttatttttacatctcactttatttaaactcaatttttatcattgtgttgtttgtgatccaaatgtaaacaaaagggTTTCCCCACCACAAACGCAGAACCCACTTCATTACTGCTTTTTATTCTGATCAAGAAACACATTATCACATCtagaagtaaaacaaataagtaaaatatGCATAATGTTAATAGCCTTGTCATTTATAGGGAAAAAACTCCCTAAATGAAATGGGGATATTGTCTCGGTTTTTGCTGAATTTGTCTTGAGTCTTacaaagagaggagcagagtaaTGCTGCAGCTTAAGAGGCtggatgtgaaaatgtaaaactctTGGTCTAATCTGTCTGTGCTGAACAAAAGGCTTACACAGGCAGGTGTAGTTCCCAGTCATGAAAAGGATAAGATAAAGTGAATGAAGAGTACAGCCCCGTATGCTGTGGGTTTATCATAGTGAGCGTATGCACAACAAAAGCTTGTTAAGCTTCTCCCATCTAATCCAACACAATTGAAATTATAACCAAGGAAAATATATGGAGAACTAGTAAAGTTTCAGATATTACttgagatttttatttcatatgccAACATTGGGGACCGTACATTTTGTATGTCACAAAACCTAAGCTCAAAGCTCCACTTAGTAGCTTTTCAGAGCTTTCAGCTACATCATCTTCAGGTCTTCTTCAGTAGAAATGCATCTCTGAAAAGCCAGTAAGTGAGATTATCCTGTTCTACTGcgtatttttctttttcaacaaaaTCTACAGAGTAAGTAATGGGTAATATAAGTAAAGATTAGTCTAGTTATTAAGCAAATCAGGGTGCTAGTGGTGAGAAGAACATGTCAGGCCCaagcaaaatgaaattatttcctAAATCTGAAACCCACAGAGCAATTACCTGCAAAACTTAATTGTATAATAGAAATCAAAGCTATGTGAACCACTCTTTTTATTTAATAGAtcagtttaaatgaatattattatatgatattatgaaatgattcattcttaatcagctgctaaatgttgCATCCTACTGACAGtgatgtaaatatgaagctatactAAATCTGATGGACCATCCTCATGTTTTCAAGGCAGGTGCAGGGCACTGTTGGCACTATTAGGAGGCACACAGTTGTCATAGAAGATCTGGAAAGAGCTTTCAACATAAGTGACCTTCTTCAGGAagtcctccagctgctgcaccgTCATCTCCTGAACCCTATTATTCTCGCTGTCGTTGAGCCCGTAAGCTGCAAACGTTGGCAACTTGGAGCGCTCAGAGTACGGTGCATTGTGGTCAAAATCAATACAACAGTAGGCCGACCAGAAGTAGGTGGGGATGCCCAGGCGGTTGATGTTCTGGCGGCGGATTGTGTGACCCGAGGTGGTGATCCCGGTGACCACATAGGCGCTGCCTCGGCAGTAGTTGTTGAGCCGCCTGCGGATGGTGTGCTCGTGCGTTTTCCAGGGACCAATGTTGAACTCTCGCACCTGAGGGACCACATTTGTCAGAGTGTAGGTGGCTGCCTTGTCGTCGGGATGGGCCTGGTGCTCGTCTGGATTCAGCTGTCCACGCTCGAAGATGACAGTGTTAGAGTAGTCGTCGAGGACGGCCTGTGCATCTTCAAAACTCTTATGAATGTTTTCAGAAGGGAACTGCTGCATGTCTCTGGGGCCAGACACTGTGGACAGCTGCCAGGATGAACAATGTCattattaaaaagcaaaaaaatctgtttacaaTACAGTAAATagattacaataaataaattccCAAATATGACTAATTCCTGAAGGGTTGCTCCAAAATCTCTTCCCATACACACctgaaatgtttcatatttaaagTCTTAAGCTGCAtaaacagcaaatacaaaaaacaccCCTACCTGTGGCTCATACATCCAAGGCACATCTACTTTCTTGGAGCCGTCTGAGCGCTTGAAAATGTACGCAGAATAAACAGGGATGTGGTTGAAGGTGTCATACAGAGTCACAAATCGAGGTTTTCCCTCATAGAACTGGCAAATCTTCTTGAACGGCTGCTCCTCGAGCCCTCGAGGCTGTGTGCCCATGTACAGGAACTGTTTACACTCAGGAGAGAAGCTTTCCTGCACCTCAGCTCCTGCCATCACAACGATAACCAGGCAGATCAGGCCTTGATATGTTATGTGGGCAATCATGACGAAAAGTGCACTATGTCCCCACGGTGCATTTAATCCCTCTGAAAAGCTGTCCTGCTGTGTGGAGTCAGCCTCATACCATCTCAGGCATATTATGCAAATTCTTATCTTTCTCCCTGTACAAGTGTCCAAACCATTACCATGTTTGAAAAGCCAGTAACCAGCAGCAGTAGCCGTCACCAGCACAGCCAACTCTTTTCAGGGTTATAGTTCGGCTGGGAATTGAATGTGAGGCTGCCAAAAGCCATGAAGTAGTCCCACTGTagaagctataaaaaaaaaaaacagaacaggagTGTGACAGTGTCAGTGAAGAAAAGTGCACAGGCATGAAAAATAGCATTAATGATGATTCTGTTCCATTCAGTCCATGTCAGAGTGTCTGCACCATCCTGAGAGGTGATCTAATGAACCAAAAGAAGTGAGAACACTTGTGTTCTAGGGGCTTTAACAACATCTCAACTGTGATCAAAGCCAAATTTTAAGGACAATGCAGtcatttaatatgtttaatgtTTCAGATCTTGAATTCAAGCCTATTGCTAATTTTGGATGAACAGAGGTTACAGCTGACTGCACTAACTCCCATCTGTGCCAAAAGCCTTTTATAGGcatattatgacatcttttaTCAGGCTGGCTTAGAGAATGGTTGATCAAGCACACCCAGAATAGAAAAACTTCCTGGTGGCTCCGTCCACTGTAactgttaaaacaaataaattaacactctcacaaataaagttttttttttttttatagctgacATTTTGACCTGCTACAGTATGAAGGGCACAGGTGCTACTATGGACACTGATGATAGCTCTGTTTTATTCAGCTGGTTAATGAAggcagtgtgacagtgagccagcaagaacaacagcagcattGTTAACTTTATGATTTACACCTGTGGCTTTCCTGCTGggacatgtcaaaatgttcacAATGAGCGCTGGATCGTGCTAAGTAtagaaacaatattttttacaataagTGCTGTCTTACAGCACAATGTGCATCTCCATTGGTCCAACCCTGTTGTTTCCCACTGTGACGCTCAGCCACTGTTTCCCCCTCAATGAATGTTATATTtaccctttctttctttccctctcagtaagtacagttgtgtgtgtgtgtgtgtgtgtgtgtgtgtgtgtgtgtgtgtgtgtgtgtgtgtgtgtgtgtgtgtgtgtgtgtgtgtgtgtgtgtgtgtgtgtacacacactggCATGTCTCAGTGAGAGAAAAGACCAATGTTTTTTAGAAACATCTGTTTCCATAACAACAGGTTGATGGCAGCGTGACCTCTGCCCCTATAGaaacaaacacttcctgtttacatgttGGATCATCTTCAGTGTTTACACTGTACCCCATGCTGACCTAgtatctgtccatccatccatcttagATGTAACGGTAACTGTGGTTgagaaacagcatttaaaatcGCCATTATTTTAAAGCAGAGCtacatctcttgtatgaaaagagctctataaataaagtgcattatttttcattattattagaaTCTCCcaggaacaaaaagaaaaaaaagaaaagcctctAATGTCCCATGAAAACTATGTTTTATTATCATCTTCTAGGGTGAAGTTACGATGATGTCGACATCTTCTTTGAGAGACTTGTCACAGTGGAGATAAGTGAGGGGTTGCTGAGTACAAGATATGAGGACTCTTTATTAACTACCTGGAAACCTTGGATTCTGTTGACCTTTACTTTTAATAAATGCCTGTTAAcctgaataaaactgaatgatGAGTACACTGCTTTCAAAACTGGTGGGCTGGAAAAAGCCTGAAACAGCATTTAGCCTATGCGACATATAAAACTGTCATTgaacagatttgttttgtgctgtgaaGTGGCAGCCTCCTTATGGCGAGAGACAACACAGCTGTGAGTGAGCATCTACTTTCATCTGAAAACCTTTCTTTTTGTTACACCGGGTGTGTACAGATCATGGTGTGAaggcctttttttctttacatgtatTCATGAAGGCTGCCTCACGCACACGTCCACTCCTCTACTCTGACATTGTGGTCTGACGATGCGTGTGAGGGCTGTTAGCTGTTGTTTGTCCTCAGTGTGGGTTGTTACATTTGACCTCCATGTGTTTGAACGTGTGAGAATCCGGgaacaaagagtgtgtgtgtgtgtgtgtctcgctTGTGTACTGTCATGTGCGtttggatgtgtttgtgtctttgcataGAGAATATGAGCAGCACAGAGAATCGGGGTGggatctgtttgtgtgtctcgagtttgtgtgtgttcacagggggggggggttattgtGTCTCTCGAGAggggagtgtgtttgtgttgagcgGGGGGTGTTTGCAGGTCTCGTAACTCTCTGCAGGGGTGGTCTGGGTTTAAGAACAAGAGAAAGGAgggccctgtgtgtgtgtgtgtttgtgtgtgtttgtgtgtgtgtgcgcgcacgctCCTGTGTATATATATTCAGACTTAAGAAGAAGACACACCTTCCTCAGCTGACACAGTATAGATGCAGAGATTGAGAGACAGtgaaatgagaggagacagGATGAGAGGGCAGACACTGACTTTTGCTCCTCAATGATCATCACACAGTTATAAGAATTTCCGAGAGGATTTCATCAAAGCTGCAGCCTGAGGTAAGTGTCTGTAGAGAGCCTCATCGTGATTCCTCACAGGACTTGGCCCTTATTTAGGATAACTttagtgtttccatttcatctGACTTTATATGTCTACTCagatcccttttttttttgttactgccTTGGTCTCTGATGTGATGCAGCGCCCTCTCCAGTGTGCAGTAAGAATAAAAAGCTGTGAGCTTAAAGGTGGCAGCAAAGTCACAGAAGgtgttaaaattgttttttttaaaaaaggagtaGGATGAGCATCAGAGGAGCTAAAATTACACGCGGTAACATTTTGGGGTTGTGTGCAGGACAGATTCATCTTAAGACTAAACTCCTTGACTAATCTGTGTGAAGCTAAACTTTGACTTGTTATAAGCTATGCGTGTAGAATATTTACAGTGTTTGCTTCTGTGGGAAAGGTGTATGAATCTCACGAGGTGCAGAAGGagatgtgaaagtgaaaagggGGACAACCAATTCACAACTGGAACCAGGACCCAAAACCTCATATCTAAAACAGTTGTACCAGTGCAGGAGTTTTGACCTTCTGCTTCTAATCGACTTCCTAATAACTTCCGTCTCAGCAGGAAAGCACTGCAGCCTGCTGTGATTTTAATGGAAACTCATTTTATGTGAAAAACACaggagatggacagacagatgtcAGATGCTGACCTCCtcatctccccctctccctctccccctcccctcttccacTGCGACTACACCGACTGgtctccctccttctccatcATCCCATCTGTCTACCTGCTGGCTTTCCTGGTTGGTTGCCTCGGCAACACCCTGGTGCTCTGGG from Seriola aureovittata isolate HTS-2021-v1 ecotype China chromosome 10, ASM2101889v1, whole genome shotgun sequence encodes:
- the LOC130176792 gene encoding endonuclease domain-containing 1 protein-like, which codes for MIAHITYQGLICLVIVVMAGAEVQESFSPECKQFLYMGTQPRGLEEQPFKKICQFYEGKPRFVTLYDTFNHIPVYSAYIFKRSDGSKKVDVPWMYEPQLSTVSGPRDMQQFPSENIHKSFEDAQAVLDDYSNTVIFERGQLNPDEHQAHPDDKAATYTLTNVVPQVREFNIGPWKTHEHTIRRRLNNYCRGSAYVVTGITTSGHTIRRQNINRLGIPTYFWSAYCCIDFDHNAPYSERSKLPTFAAYGLNDSENNRVQEMTVQQLEDFLKKVTYVESSFQIFYDNCVPPNSANSALHLP